In one Halanaerobium saccharolyticum subsp. saccharolyticum DSM 6643 genomic region, the following are encoded:
- a CDS encoding DMT family transporter, whose protein sequence is MFIWNLCAFMGTSIFALNFISMKILTKFLPTMLIVFLRFGLAGIFLFLFLIIKKKNVLVNNKPDLLKLFISALFGMSLYYYFFTSSLQYISPALASLICSIIPILTLLFDCIINKTKAKKITVFLFLLSIFGVCLVIDVKGVINIFATAKGFLLMLLGVISWIIYTIKVEYLLEKYNGILVLAYQCIFGSLITAVFAFKDMSDLIVVLNSNDFILIISNIIFVSLIATALGYLLYNLSIKNLGVALPSLYMNTMPIITLVASYFLLNSTITYKKTIGIMIVIISAMIVTVKENSSLNFTK, encoded by the coding sequence ATGTTTATTTGGAATCTATGTGCTTTTATGGGGACTTCAATATTTGCCTTAAACTTTATTTCTATGAAAATATTAACTAAGTTTCTGCCTACAATGTTAATTGTCTTTTTGAGATTTGGCTTAGCTGGAATATTTCTATTTTTATTTCTCATCATTAAAAAGAAGAATGTTCTTGTTAATAATAAACCAGATTTATTAAAGTTGTTTATTTCTGCTTTATTTGGCATGAGTCTTTATTATTATTTTTTTACCAGCTCTCTGCAGTATATTTCTCCAGCTTTAGCTTCTTTAATTTGTTCAATAATTCCTATTTTAACCTTATTATTTGATTGTATTATTAATAAAACAAAAGCTAAAAAAATAACTGTATTTTTATTTTTACTTTCAATTTTTGGAGTTTGTTTAGTTATAGATGTAAAAGGGGTTATTAATATTTTTGCTACTGCTAAAGGTTTTCTATTGATGCTTTTAGGAGTGATCTCTTGGATAATCTATACTATAAAAGTAGAATATTTGTTAGAAAAATATAATGGCATTTTAGTTTTGGCTTATCAGTGTATTTTTGGTTCCTTAATAACGGCTGTTTTTGCTTTTAAAGATATGAGTGATTTAATAGTTGTTTTAAATTCTAACGATTTTATTTTAATAATTTCAAATATAATATTTGTAAGTCTAATTGCAACAGCTTTGGGCTATTTACTGTATAATTTGAGCATAAAAAATTTGGGAGTTGCTTTACCTTCATTGTATATGAATACAATGCCGATAATAACTCTTGTTGCTTCATATTTTTTATTGAATTCAACTATTACTTATAAAAAAACAATTGGAATTATGATAGTAATTATTTCAGCGATGATTGTTACAGTTAAAGAAAATAGCAGCCTTAATTTTACAAAATAA
- the selA gene encoding L-seryl-tRNA(Sec) selenium transferase — MGKQELLKSIPAVNDILAEKKSEKIKNEYSRNDLLEGIRYVTDKLRSKILADDFSQTNFDQDLLKTDNILDSVNNYLKNIYQPEMSSAINATGVVIHTNLGRSLLADSAAEAVNNVAKHYSTLEIDKDSGERGDRYSSVQNIIKKLTGAEAALVVNNNAAAVTLVLAAIAEDKEVVISRGELVEIGGSFRVPEVMEQSGAKLVEVGSTNKVYLKDYLNAVTEETGAFLKVHTSNYRIKGFTATVDAEELVNDAHQRDIPVIEDLGSGIIFDLQSYGLPYEPTVKESIDAGIDLVTFSGDKLLGGPQAGIIVGKKKYIEKLEYHPLLRALRVDKFTLAALEATLKLYRNFDEAVDKIPTLKMLTETDLKVKKRAEKLLSYIDKNDKFILEIEKDTARIGGGSYPLTEIKTYVLTIESKLISSEKMAYKLRQTEMPIFSRIKNQKLIIDLKTVQESEIELLAGEINQVLREEL; from the coding sequence ATGGGGAAACAAGAACTATTAAAGTCAATACCTGCTGTAAATGATATATTAGCTGAAAAAAAATCAGAAAAAATAAAGAATGAATATTCTAGAAATGATTTATTAGAAGGAATAAGATATGTAACTGATAAATTGCGGAGTAAAATTTTAGCTGATGATTTTTCGCAGACTAATTTTGACCAGGATTTATTAAAAACAGATAATATTTTAGATTCGGTAAATAATTATTTAAAAAATATCTACCAGCCTGAAATGTCATCGGCTATCAATGCTACAGGTGTTGTTATACATACCAATCTTGGTCGATCACTGCTTGCTGACAGTGCGGCAGAAGCTGTTAATAATGTGGCCAAACATTATTCAACTTTAGAAATTGATAAAGATAGTGGTGAACGGGGTGACCGCTATTCTTCAGTTCAAAATATAATTAAAAAACTAACTGGAGCCGAAGCTGCTCTGGTAGTAAATAATAACGCAGCAGCAGTTACATTAGTTTTAGCTGCAATAGCTGAAGATAAAGAGGTTGTAATTTCTCGCGGCGAACTTGTTGAAATTGGAGGTTCATTTAGAGTTCCAGAGGTTATGGAACAAAGTGGAGCAAAATTAGTAGAAGTTGGTTCAACCAATAAAGTTTATCTAAAAGATTATTTGAATGCAGTTACTGAAGAAACAGGAGCTTTTTTAAAAGTTCATACCAGCAATTATAGAATTAAAGGCTTTACAGCGACTGTTGATGCAGAAGAGCTGGTTAATGATGCTCATCAAAGAGATATTCCAGTTATAGAAGATTTAGGCAGTGGTATAATTTTCGATCTACAGTCTTATGGGCTTCCGTATGAACCTACAGTTAAAGAAAGTATAGATGCAGGTATTGATTTAGTAACCTTTAGTGGAGATAAATTGCTTGGTGGACCTCAGGCTGGAATAATTGTCGGCAAGAAAAAATATATTGAAAAATTAGAATACCATCCTTTATTAAGAGCTTTGAGAGTTGATAAGTTTACTCTAGCAGCACTGGAAGCTACGCTTAAACTTTATCGTAACTTTGATGAAGCTGTAGATAAAATACCAACTCTTAAAATGCTGACAGAAACAGATCTAAAAGTTAAAAAGAGGGCTGAAAAACTTCTTTCTTACATAGATAAAAATGATAAGTTTATTCTTGAAATTGAAAAAGATACAGCTCGAATAGGTGGGGGTAGTTATCCTCTAACTGAAATAAAAACTTATGTTTTGACAATTGAATCGAAATTAATTTCTTCAGAAAAAATGGCTTATAAATTGAGACAGACTGAGATGCCTATTTTTAGTAGAATTAAAAATCAGAAATTAATAATTGATCTTAAAACTGTACAGGAAAGTGAAATCGAACTATTAGCTGGAGAGATCAATCAGGTGCTGAGGGAGGAACTTTGA
- the selB gene encoding selenocysteine-specific translation elongation factor, giving the protein MSEKNIIIGTAGHIDHGKTTLIKALTGADTDRLKQEKERGISIELGFTSFELSNQNQVGIIDVPGHEKFIKNMLAGAAGVDLALLVVAADEGMMPQSKEHLAILDLLDVKHGVVALTKTDKVDEEWKKLVIEDTREKLAGSFLEDAAIIPVSAVEKKGIADLKTEINNIVDKISGKETESNTYFPIDRVFTLKGFGTIVTGTLFRGVIEVEDELELYPESKKLRVRSLQVHNNQVQKVYPGQRVGINLSGIDKDELQRGDVLAKVDSLFKTKYFEANLKMLKDLSFVLKNGDQIRFHIGSKEIIGRVYLYDKKELFPGEEAYVQFSLEEEIAAYLGEKFVIRRYSPMNLIGGGKVIIVDPPPRKRNENQVIELLKKIENGDWKKRIEIFINSKKFESASIKYLLKKSSLQEDELINILQDLKEDKKILRLKKGNNSLWIHIDKFKEVKEQIIDCIASYHQNNHLETGISKEELRSKIKFNFDNQEFNTIIKILTDKNLIKEKENAVALFDFTISFTEKEKEIKNKIIDEFLNDLYYPPALSELKDKLKIAKQEEKKFNSIINYLISEQTIIRLNNEILIHKDAVERSRKLLEDYLNKNYEIELGEFRDLIESSRKYALALLKKFEKDRLVKKNGDKRVLYN; this is encoded by the coding sequence ATGAGCGAAAAAAATATTATTATTGGCACAGCAGGTCACATTGACCATGGGAAAACAACTTTAATTAAGGCCCTTACCGGTGCAGATACAGATCGATTAAAACAGGAAAAAGAACGTGGAATTTCAATTGAGCTTGGTTTTACTTCTTTTGAACTTTCAAATCAGAATCAGGTAGGTATTATTGATGTACCAGGACATGAAAAATTTATAAAAAATATGCTGGCGGGAGCGGCTGGTGTTGATTTGGCACTTTTAGTTGTTGCTGCAGATGAAGGTATGATGCCTCAATCTAAAGAACATCTTGCAATTCTTGATTTGCTTGATGTAAAACATGGTGTTGTGGCTTTAACTAAAACTGATAAGGTAGATGAGGAATGGAAAAAACTTGTTATCGAAGATACACGTGAAAAACTAGCAGGTTCATTTTTAGAAGATGCAGCAATTATTCCTGTTTCTGCAGTAGAAAAAAAAGGAATAGCTGATTTAAAGACTGAAATTAACAATATAGTTGATAAAATTAGTGGTAAAGAAACTGAAAGTAATACCTACTTTCCAATTGATAGAGTTTTTACTCTTAAGGGATTTGGAACAATAGTAACCGGAACTCTTTTTCGAGGAGTCATCGAGGTTGAGGACGAACTTGAGCTTTATCCAGAGTCTAAAAAATTACGGGTTAGAAGTTTACAGGTTCATAACAATCAGGTTCAGAAAGTATATCCTGGTCAGAGAGTAGGTATTAATCTTTCGGGTATTGATAAAGACGAGCTGCAGAGAGGTGATGTTCTGGCCAAAGTTGATTCTCTATTTAAAACAAAATATTTTGAGGCAAATTTAAAGATGTTAAAAGATTTAAGCTTTGTTTTAAAAAATGGTGATCAAATTAGATTTCATATCGGATCTAAAGAAATTATTGGTAGGGTTTATCTTTATGATAAAAAAGAGCTTTTTCCTGGGGAAGAAGCTTATGTGCAGTTTAGCTTAGAAGAAGAGATTGCGGCTTATTTAGGTGAGAAATTTGTTATTAGGCGATATTCTCCAATGAATTTAATAGGTGGCGGGAAAGTTATAATTGTTGATCCACCTCCAAGAAAAAGAAATGAGAATCAGGTAATTGAGCTGCTTAAAAAAATAGAAAATGGTGATTGGAAAAAAAGAATAGAAATATTTATTAATTCTAAAAAATTTGAATCTGCTTCTATAAAATATTTACTTAAAAAATCATCACTGCAGGAAGATGAATTAATTAATATTTTGCAAGATCTAAAAGAAGATAAAAAAATCCTTCGTTTAAAAAAGGGTAATAATAGTTTGTGGATTCATATAGATAAATTTAAAGAAGTAAAAGAACAAATAATTGACTGTATAGCTTCTTATCATCAGAATAATCACCTGGAAACAGGGATTAGTAAAGAAGAATTAAGATCAAAAATTAAATTTAATTTTGACAATCAGGAATTTAATACAATAATTAAAATTTTAACAGACAAAAATTTAATCAAAGAGAAAGAAAATGCTGTAGCTCTTTTTGATTTTACAATTTCTTTTACTGAAAAAGAAAAAGAAATAAAAAATAAAATTATTGATGAATTCCTAAATGATTTATATTATCCGCCAGCTTTATCAGAACTTAAAGATAAATTAAAGATAGCTAAGCAGGAAGAAAAAAAATTTAATTCAATAATTAATTATTTGATTTCTGAGCAGACTATAATCAGATTAAACAATGAAATACTTATTCATAAGGATGCTGTAGAAAGATCCCGAAAATTATTAGAAGACTATTTAAATAAAAATTATGAGATTGAACTTGGAGAATTTAGAGATTTAATTGAAAGCAGCAGAAAATATGCCCTGGCACTACTAAAGAAATTTGAAAAGGACAGATTAGTTAAAAAGAATGGAGATAAAAGAGTACTATATAATTAA
- a CDS encoding DUF3841 domain-containing protein, producing the protein MDKVLHNNSDSKVKVWTRQHKNVLKTLKEKGVYRVKERYIRKKLDDCADIYLDVYRWLRNEAAKRMEISEELKYPIWLSVEEELKLPEAEGMVFFELEIPRDQIMIFDMMKWDYIVNYLYLPKNREDRKRFKQKLEKYNINVESDIYLQDFYPRLKREMTSSWKRLFDPEIELSDQKVAVSWELKEEWVVDYEYKN; encoded by the coding sequence ATGGATAAAGTTCTTCATAATAATAGTGATTCTAAAGTTAAAGTTTGGACCAGACAACATAAAAATGTACTAAAAACACTTAAAGAAAAAGGAGTTTATCGAGTCAAGGAAAGATATATCAGAAAAAAACTTGATGATTGTGCCGATATTTATCTTGATGTCTATAGATGGCTGAGAAATGAAGCCGCTAAAAGAATGGAAATTTCAGAAGAATTGAAATATCCTATTTGGCTTAGCGTAGAGGAAGAACTTAAACTTCCCGAAGCTGAGGGAATGGTCTTTTTTGAACTTGAGATCCCAAGAGATCAAATAATGATCTTTGATATGATGAAATGGGATTATATTGTTAATTATCTCTATCTACCAAAAAATAGAGAGGACAGAAAAAGATTTAAGCAAAAACTTGAAAAGTATAATATTAATGTTGAATCTGATATTTATCTTCAGGATTTTTATCCAAGGTTGAAAAGAGAAATGACTTCAAGTTGGAAAAGACTATTTGACCCAGAGATTGAGCTTTCAGATCAGAAAGTTGCAGTAAGTTGGGAACTGAAAGAGGAGTGGGTGGTTGATTATGAGTACAAAAATTGA
- a CDS encoding DUF3841 domain-containing protein → MSTKIEIWTQQSKKVKDLLVKQQRLTVKKSYIEQKYGSEAKIFLTAYNFFVKEAKKIVEKPKDAEYPFWAAADPQTALSGGKGVLIKLKVPQNKVVFFDKKKWNKILNLSYIADDQEDLKKHKETLEKYGINDDSEIILSPHYPVLKNKIKKSWKKLFEGKNDGFNSEKKGAAIWELRSEWVKEFVESNLNNFL, encoded by the coding sequence ATGAGTACAAAAATTGAGATTTGGACTCAGCAGAGTAAAAAAGTCAAAGATTTACTTGTTAAGCAGCAGCGGTTGACAGTAAAAAAAAGTTATATTGAACAAAAATATGGTTCAGAAGCTAAAATATTCTTAACGGCATATAATTTTTTTGTTAAAGAAGCTAAAAAAATAGTTGAAAAACCTAAAGATGCTGAATATCCATTTTGGGCTGCAGCTGATCCCCAGACTGCCTTAAGTGGCGGTAAGGGAGTTTTGATCAAACTGAAAGTTCCGCAAAATAAAGTTGTTTTTTTTGATAAAAAGAAGTGGAATAAAATCTTAAATCTTAGTTACATTGCTGATGACCAGGAAGATTTAAAAAAACATAAAGAAACTTTGGAAAAGTATGGGATTAATGATGATTCAGAGATTATTCTTTCACCACATTATCCAGTTTTAAAAAATAAAATTAAAAAAAGCTGGAAAAAGCTTTTCGAAGGCAAAAATGATGGTTTTAATTCTGAGAAAAAAGGGGCAGCAATTTGGGAACTTCGATCTGAATGGGTCAAAGAGTTTGTTGAAAGTAATTTAAATAATTTTTTATAA
- a CDS encoding PTS sugar transporter subunit IIA — translation MKITEMIDKNLIDLDLNIDNKTDALSKIVHLLKKEDKIKSEDKFLAKIIEREREGSTGFGRGIAVPHGKSETVNELSLAIVRLNKGIEYHSMDGRKVNLIFMVADYQGYSPEYLKLVSKLVSWLRDNEFREDLLSAENKSEFFELFRKKEESL, via the coding sequence ATGAAAATAACTGAAATGATAGATAAAAATTTAATTGATCTTGATTTAAATATCGATAACAAAACTGATGCTTTAAGCAAAATTGTTCACCTATTAAAAAAAGAAGATAAAATTAAATCAGAAGATAAATTTTTAGCAAAAATTATTGAACGGGAAAGAGAAGGAAGTACTGGTTTTGGAAGAGGAATTGCAGTTCCTCATGGTAAAAGTGAAACAGTAAATGAATTATCTTTAGCCATTGTTAGATTAAATAAAGGTATTGAATATCACAGCATGGATGGTAGAAAAGTTAATTTAATATTCATGGTAGCAGATTACCAAGGATATTCGCCTGAATATTTAAAGCTAGTATCTAAACTTGTAAGCTGGTTGAGAGACAATGAATTTAGAGAAGATCTACTTTCTGCAGAAAATAAATCTGAATTCTTTGAACTTTTTCGAAAAAAAGAAGAAAGTTTATAA
- the pdxT gene encoding pyridoxal 5'-phosphate synthase glutaminase subunit PdxT, producing the protein METKIGVLALQGGVAEHLNHLNQIENVRAVAVKKPEELNSCLGLIIPGGESTTMRKLIKDYDFKKAIKDFNQQQKVIWGSCAGLILLAAEIEGENEEQLALLDIKVKRNAFGSQLDSFIEKDIIPKVSTDPQELVFIRAPLITEVAENVEILYQKEDQIAAVESEYIIATSFHPELTDSTIFHQYFIEKVKSLSN; encoded by the coding sequence ATGGAAACCAAAATAGGTGTTCTTGCTCTCCAAGGGGGAGTGGCTGAACATTTAAATCATCTAAATCAAATTGAAAATGTTCGGGCTGTAGCTGTTAAAAAACCTGAAGAATTAAATAGCTGTTTAGGATTAATTATCCCTGGTGGTGAAAGTACAACAATGAGAAAACTAATTAAAGATTACGATTTCAAAAAAGCAATTAAAGATTTTAATCAACAGCAAAAAGTCATCTGGGGTAGCTGTGCCGGCTTAATTCTGCTGGCAGCTGAAATTGAAGGAGAAAATGAAGAACAACTGGCACTTTTAGATATTAAAGTTAAAAGAAATGCTTTTGGAAGCCAGTTGGATAGTTTTATTGAAAAAGATATAATTCCAAAAGTTTCTACTGATCCTCAAGAACTAGTTTTTATCCGGGCACCGCTGATTACAGAAGTTGCTGAAAATGTAGAAATTCTTTATCAAAAAGAAGATCAAATTGCAGCTGTTGAAAGCGAATATATAATTGCTACTTCATTTCATCCCGAACTTACTGACAGTACAATTTTTCATCAATATTTCATTGAAAAAGTTAAAAGCTTAAGCAATTAG
- the pdxS gene encoding pyridoxal 5'-phosphate synthase lyase subunit PdxS, with protein sequence MSEKYRLNKNLAQMLKGGVIMDVTTAEEAKIAEEAGAVAVMALEKVPADIRKDGGIARMSDPEMIKEIVNTVSIPVMAKVRIGHFVEAQILESLEIDYIDESEVLTPADEAYHIDKRKFEIPFVCGATNLGEALRRIGEGAAMIRTKGEAGTGNVVEAVRHMRKISSQINNLTTLSSQELMTAAKEMQAPFELVEYIAKHGKLPVVNFAAGGIATPADAALMMQLGCDGIFVGSGIFRSGNPAKRAEAIVRATTHYQNPQIIAEVSENLGKAMSGIDINGLTDSEKMADRGW encoded by the coding sequence ATGTCAGAAAAATATCGTTTAAACAAAAACTTAGCTCAAATGTTAAAAGGTGGAGTCATTATGGATGTTACGACTGCTGAAGAGGCAAAAATAGCTGAAGAAGCTGGTGCAGTAGCAGTTATGGCCTTAGAAAAAGTTCCAGCTGATATTAGAAAAGATGGCGGAATTGCTAGAATGTCAGACCCAGAAATGATTAAAGAAATTGTTAATACTGTTTCTATACCAGTAATGGCTAAAGTTAGAATTGGACATTTTGTAGAAGCACAAATTTTAGAGTCTTTAGAAATAGACTATATCGATGAAAGTGAAGTTTTAACACCTGCTGACGAAGCTTACCATATTGATAAAAGAAAGTTTGAAATACCTTTTGTCTGTGGTGCCACTAATCTTGGTGAAGCTTTGCGTAGAATTGGTGAAGGTGCAGCTATGATAAGAACTAAAGGTGAAGCTGGAACTGGTAATGTAGTTGAAGCAGTTCGCCACATGAGAAAAATTAGTTCACAAATTAATAATTTAACAACTTTAAGTAGCCAAGAGTTAATGACTGCTGCTAAAGAGATGCAGGCTCCTTTTGAACTTGTAGAATACATAGCAAAACATGGTAAACTTCCAGTAGTTAATTTTGCAGCAGGTGGAATTGCGACCCCTGCGGATGCAGCTTTAATGATGCAGCTGGGCTGCGATGGTATTTTTGTTGGTTCTGGAATTTTCCGTTCTGGCAATCCGGCCAAAAGAGCTGAAGCAATTGTCAGAGCAACAACTCACTATCAGAATCCACAAATCATTGCCGAGGTATCAGAAAATTTAGGTAAAGCAATGTCTGGAATCGATATTAATGGCCTTACAGATTCAGAAAAAATGGCTGATCGGGGCTGGTAA
- the pdxR gene encoding MocR-like pyridoxine biosynthesis transcription factor PdxR, giving the protein MLNINLKEDSSSALYLQLYKELKDKIKSELEVDTKLPPIRKLAAAVGVNPATVVRAYDMLADEELIYKKVGSGSFVAPDRKIIQSKNREDMLKHGQIKLAESINFASAAPSTDLFPVEDFKYAINQVLERDQGEAFSYQKSQGFLPLRKSIRKYFTKRGINSSLNQIQVVSGAQQAIDIISKILLDYKDQIIVEDPTYFGALQAFNSRKADIKSVKMEQDGADLEEMESYLKKNEIKFFFTMQNFQNPTGINWSRKKQIKLLELAAKYDFYIIEDDILSDLYYDQKRVNNLKEYDEQGRVIYIKSFSKVFMPGLRLAFIVLPETLLPEMLEAKYATDISSGGLTQRAFDYYLREGLLDKHISLQRDLFQKRYKLMKNQITEHLPKEIKITFEITGGLYFWIKLPENRDAQEIYEKAAQKGVVFSPGYLFSINKKYSNYFRLSFAAVDDQQIKRGIVILRDVYNDFRGTADNYDYSPLL; this is encoded by the coding sequence ATGTTAAATATTAATTTAAAAGAGGACAGCAGCTCTGCTCTTTATCTTCAGCTTTATAAAGAGTTAAAAGATAAAATAAAAAGTGAGCTTGAAGTTGACACTAAACTACCGCCGATTAGAAAACTGGCAGCGGCTGTGGGAGTTAATCCGGCTACAGTTGTCCGAGCCTATGATATGCTTGCTGATGAAGAATTAATTTATAAAAAAGTAGGTAGCGGTAGTTTTGTAGCACCAGACAGAAAAATAATTCAGTCTAAAAACAGAGAGGATATGTTAAAACACGGACAGATAAAACTTGCAGAAAGTATTAATTTTGCTAGTGCTGCTCCGAGTACAGATTTATTTCCAGTTGAAGATTTTAAATATGCGATTAATCAAGTTTTAGAACGTGATCAAGGGGAAGCTTTTAGTTATCAAAAAAGTCAAGGCTTTTTGCCTTTACGAAAATCAATCAGAAAATATTTCACAAAACGAGGAATCAATTCTTCTTTAAATCAAATTCAAGTTGTATCAGGTGCTCAACAGGCAATAGATATTATAAGTAAAATTCTTTTAGATTACAAAGATCAAATTATAGTTGAAGATCCAACTTATTTTGGTGCCCTGCAGGCCTTCAATTCTCGTAAGGCAGATATAAAAAGTGTCAAGATGGAGCAGGATGGAGCTGATTTGGAAGAAATGGAGTCGTATCTTAAAAAAAATGAAATAAAGTTTTTCTTTACTATGCAAAATTTTCAAAATCCGACAGGTATTAATTGGAGTCGAAAAAAACAAATTAAACTGCTAGAACTAGCAGCTAAATATGATTTTTACATTATAGAAGATGATATTTTATCTGATCTTTATTATGACCAGAAAAGAGTTAATAATTTGAAGGAATATGATGAGCAGGGAAGGGTAATTTATATTAAAAGTTTTTCAAAAGTCTTTATGCCTGGCTTACGACTTGCTTTTATAGTTTTGCCTGAAACACTTTTGCCTGAGATGCTGGAAGCTAAATATGCTACTGATATTTCCAGTGGAGGTCTGACTCAGCGTGCTTTTGATTATTATCTAAGAGAAGGATTATTAGATAAACATATTAGTTTACAAAGAGATCTATTTCAAAAAAGGTATAAACTTATGAAAAATCAAATAACAGAACACTTGCCGAAGGAGATAAAAATAACATTTGAAATAACAGGCGGACTCTATTTTTGGATCAAATTACCAGAAAATAGAGATGCTCAAGAAATATATGAAAAAGCCGCTCAAAAAGGTGTAGTATTTTCTCCAGGTTATCTTTTTAGTATTAATAAAAAGTATTCTAATTATTTTCGTCTTAGTTTTGCAGCGGTAGATGATCAGCAAATAAAAAGAGGAATAGTAATTTTAAGAGATGTTTATAATGATTTTAGAGGAACAGCTGATAATTATGATTATAGTCCTCTGCTTTAA
- a CDS encoding ABC transporter ATP-binding protein yields the protein MLKVKSVVKEFSGFRAVDECSFEVEKNTITGLIGPNGAGKTTMFNLIAGSLKLDQGEVYFSEQKVNNFAPHQIARLGLARTFQIPKTLRKMTVLENLMLVPSGQSGENIWNSWFRGAKVENEEKVNAAKAYETLEFLEMEHLADEMAVNLSGGQKKLLELGRALMAEPELILLDEPGAGVNPTLLNKIAENILKLKERGKTILLIEHNMDLIMNICDRVIVMNDGKHLVEGTPAEIKTNPQVLEAYLGEKTA from the coding sequence ATGTTAAAAGTAAAAAGTGTAGTAAAGGAGTTTAGTGGGTTTAGGGCAGTTGATGAATGTTCTTTTGAGGTGGAAAAAAATACAATCACAGGTTTGATTGGCCCCAATGGAGCTGGGAAAACAACGATGTTTAATTTAATTGCCGGTTCTTTAAAATTGGATCAGGGTGAAGTATATTTTTCAGAGCAAAAAGTAAATAATTTTGCGCCTCATCAGATTGCACGACTTGGTCTGGCAAGGACCTTTCAGATTCCTAAAACTTTAAGGAAAATGACCGTACTTGAGAATTTGATGCTTGTGCCTTCCGGCCAGAGTGGTGAAAATATCTGGAACAGCTGGTTTAGAGGTGCCAAGGTAGAAAACGAAGAAAAGGTAAATGCAGCAAAGGCTTATGAAACTCTTGAATTTTTGGAGATGGAACATCTTGCAGATGAGATGGCCGTTAACTTATCAGGTGGGCAGAAAAAACTGCTTGAACTGGGTAGGGCCTTGATGGCAGAACCAGAATTAATTTTACTTGATGAACCTGGTGCTGGTGTTAACCCGACCTTATTAAATAAAATTGCCGAAAATATTCTAAAATTGAAAGAAAGAGGAAAGACCATTCTTTTAATTGAACACAATATGGATCTGATAATGAATATCTGTGATCGAGTAATTGTAATGAATGATGGTAAGCATCTAGTTGAAGGAACACCTGCTGAAATTAAAACTAATCCTCAGGTGTTAGAAGCTTATCTGGGAGAGAAAACGGCTTAA
- a CDS encoding ABC transporter ATP-binding protein, protein MLSIKEVYAGYGEIEIIHGISLEVNEGEIVSIVGPNGSGKSTLLKSIFSLVDIMGGEINYLNSNLSQVNTDQMIKKGLSFVPQTDNIFPTLTVEENLELGAYVSKKKLKDRFDLIYNLFPPLVEKRKKKAGTLSGGQRQMVAFGRALVIEPKLLLLDEPTAGLAPMYIDLILEKVAEINKTGVSILMVEQNAKKALAMSDRGYVLAAGEKKYEDSGRGLLENEEVAQLFLGG, encoded by the coding sequence TTGTTAAGTATTAAGGAAGTCTATGCAGGCTATGGTGAGATAGAAATTATCCACGGTATTTCTCTAGAAGTTAATGAAGGAGAGATTGTTTCAATTGTGGGTCCAAATGGTTCTGGAAAGTCTACTCTTTTAAAATCTATTTTTTCTCTTGTTGATATTATGGGCGGGGAAATCAACTATCTAAATAGTAATCTAAGTCAGGTTAATACTGATCAGATGATAAAAAAAGGTTTATCCTTTGTACCGCAAACTGATAATATTTTTCCGACCCTGACTGTGGAAGAAAATTTGGAGCTTGGTGCCTATGTATCAAAGAAAAAACTTAAAGATAGATTTGATTTGATTTATAATCTTTTTCCACCATTAGTAGAGAAAAGGAAGAAGAAGGCAGGTACTTTAAGTGGTGGGCAGCGTCAGATGGTGGCTTTTGGTCGGGCTTTAGTAATTGAACCTAAGCTTTTGCTTTTGGATGAACCGACAGCCGGTTTGGCCCCAATGTATATTGATCTTATTTTAGAGAAGGTAGCAGAGATAAATAAAACTGGTGTTTCAATTTTGATGGTGGAGCAGAATGCTAAAAAAGCACTTGCTATGTCAGATCGAGGTTATGTACTGGCAGCAGGTGAAAAAAAATATGAGGATAGTGGGAGAGGCTTACTTGAGAATGAAGAAGTAGCGCAGCTATTTTTGGGAGGATAA